One part of the Populus alba chromosome 18, ASM523922v2, whole genome shotgun sequence genome encodes these proteins:
- the LOC118059467 gene encoding uncharacterized protein codes for MINNTSTTSGDTIIDAHCSGPHVTFTKENDQSDQLQANVPLLLQPSYARSKSLLFDELRNFRMSLRWCALDHSSCIGKTVSYFVFIFLAIIVPIVSSLSIRVPSSAPADDPISYNKLVQVPESALAFIAFFTLFRFFKRYGLRQLLFLDGLQDDSLFVRQGYSRELDKAFRYLACILLPSFFVELAHKIIFFSTVKIWLPYNISPHSIPLNSIMFVLVLASWVYRTGVFLLVCVLFRLTCELQILRFEGLHKLFEGCGSGAGVIFREHVRIKKQLSLTSHRYRFFIISCLVTITVSQFGALLLVLGFNTQKSFFNSGDLVICSAVQLSGFFLCLLGAARITHRAQRIVSIATRWHMNVTSAFARVDQGKNHLPEADGSLAFNAGDSESDSSDFFIAISSQDPCSFQTRQALVAYLQHNNGGITLFGFALDRGLLHTLFAFEFSLGMWIMSKVVVLS; via the exons ATGATCAACAACACCTCTACCACTTCTGGCGATACCATTATAGATGCTCATTGCTCCGGTCCGCATGTAACGTTCACCAAGGAAAACGATCAATCAGACCAGCTGCAGGCTAATGTACCCTTGTTACTTCAACCTTCATATGCTAGATCAAAATCACTACTCTTCGATGAGCTACGCAATTTCCGAATGAGCCTTAGATGGTGTGCACTTGATCATTCCTCTTGCATAGGAAAAACTGTGTCCtactttgttttcattttccttGCCATTATTGTCCCGATTGTAAGCTCCCTCTCCATTAGAGTCCCATCCTCAGCACCAGCTGACGACCCCATTTCTTACAACAAGCTGGTGCAGGTTCCTGAGTCTGCCTTGGCTTTTATAGCTTTCTTTACTCTTTTCCGTTTCTTTAAGAGATACGGTCTCCGCCAGCTCTTGTTCCTCGATGGCTTACAGGATGACTCGTTGTTCGTTAGACAAGGATACTCGCGCGAGCTCGATAAGGCTTTTCGGTACCTAGCCTGCATATTGCTTCCATCTTTCTTTGTCGAACTTGCAcacaaaatcatatttttctccACAGTCAAAATATGGTTACCTTATAATATTAGTCCTCACAGTATTCCATTGAATTCCATCATGTTTGTGTTGGTGCTGGCGTCTTGGGTTTATAGGACAGGAGTGTTCTTGTTGGTTTGTGTCCTGTTTCGGCTGACTTGTGAGCTTCAGATACTAAGATTTGAAGGGCTTCATAAGTTGTTTGAGGGTTGTGGATCGGGTGCCGGTGTCATATTCAGGGAGCATGTTAGGATTAAGAAGCAATTATCTCTTACAAGCCATAGATATCGATTCTTTATCATATCCTGTTTGGTTACCATTACAGTTAGTCAATTTGGAGCATTGTTGCTGGTTTTGGGATTCAACACTCAGAAGAGTTTCTTCAATTCCGGAGACCTTGTG ATATGTTCAGCAGTTCAACTAAGTGGATTCTTCTTATGTTTACTTGGAGCTGCAAGAATTACACATAGAGCTCAACGTATTGTGTCAATAGCCACTAGATGGCATATGAATGTTACATCTGCATTTGCCAGGGTAGACCAGGGAAAAAACCATTTGCCGGAAGCTGATGGGAGTCTAGCATTCAATGCTGGAGACAGCGAGTCCGATTCTTCGGACTTTTTCATTGCAATTTCCTCACAGGATCCTTGCTCCTTCCAAACCAGGCAGGCTTTAG TGGCTTATTTGCAACACAACAATGGGGGGATCACACTGTTTGGATTTGCACTTGATCGAGGATTGCTTCATACACTCTTTGCTTTTGAGTTCTCTTTGGGGATGTGGATTATGAGTAAAGTGGTGGTTTTGTCTTAA
- the LOC118059472 gene encoding AIG2-like protein D, translated as MAMVGGNQVHNVFVYGSLLADDVVRALLSRIPQSSPAILNGHHRFSIKGRVYPAILPVENKKVTGKVLQGITDLELYILDEFEDVEYERVAVDVSLMDSSNKSQAFAYVWSDKNDPNLYGEWDFEEWKRTQMSDFAKMAAEFRKDLELPESKTRIATYESYYQQDGSDSPLAP; from the exons ATGGCAATGGTAGGAGGCAATCAGGTCCACAACGTGTTCGTGTACGGGAGCCTTCTTGCTGATGACGTTGTTCGTGCCCTCTTGAGCCGCATCCCTCAATCTTCTCCAGCCATCCTCAACGGCCA TCACAGGTTTAGCATAAAAGGGCGTGTCTACCCTGCAATTCTACCTGTGGAGAACAAGAAAGTTACTGGAAAG GTTCTCCAGGGCATCACTGATCTGGAATTGTATATTTTAGATGAATTTGAGGATGTTGAATATGAAAGAGTCGCTGTTGATGTTTCTTTGATG GACTCATCTAACAAGTCACAAGCATTTGCTTATGTTTGGTCAGACAAAAATGATCCCAACTTGTACGGGGAGTGGGATTTTGAG GAATGGAAGAGGACTCAGATGTCGGATTTCGCCAAGATGGCTGCTGAATTTAGGAAAGATCTGGAGCTGCCCGAGTCGAAGACAAGAATAGCCACTTACGAATCCTACTATCAGCAGGACGGCAGCGACAGTCCCCTCGCCCCCTGA
- the LOC118059469 gene encoding gamma-glutamylcyclotransferase 2-2, which translates to MVFWIFGYGSLVWNPGFEYDEKVIGFIKDYRRVFDLACIDHRGTPESPARTCTLENVEGAICWGAAYCVRGSPERERLAMEYLERRECEYDKKTLVDFYKEGEPAQPALTGVIVFTSTPDKVSNKYYLGPAPLVEMARQIATAHGPCGNNRDYLFLLEKAMFAIGHEDDMVIELAKEVRKVLGITGNGIPTEKKITGTSPKALKSHMPVLQLRPLQEAVAMDS; encoded by the exons ATGGTTTTCTGGATTTTTGGCTATGGTTCATTGGTGTGGAACCCAGGTTTTGAATATGATGAGAAAGTGATTGGATTTATCAAGGACTACAGGCGTGTCTTTGATCTTG CGTGCATTGATCACAGAGGTACACCTGAGAGTCCTGCAAGAACTTGCACGCTGGAAAATGTTGAAGGAGCTATTTGC TGGGGAGCTGCCTATTGTGTACGGGGAAGTCCTGAAAGGGAAAGATTAGCTATGGAG taTTTGGAGAGGAGAGAATGCGAATATGATAAAAAGACCCTCGTAGACTTTTATAAG GAAGGGGAACCCGCACAGCCTGCTTTAACTGGAGTTATAGT TTTCACATCGACTCCAGACAAGGTGTCAAACAAGTACTACCTAGGGCCTGCCCCGTTGGTGGAAATGGCGAG GCAAATTGCAACTGCTCATGGACCATGTGGGAACAACAGAGACTATCTCTTCCTGCTAGAAAAAGCCATGTTTGCTATTG GTCATGAGGACGACATGGTGATAGAACTGGCAAAAGAAGTGAGGAAGGTTCTTGGAATTACAGGGAATGGTATTCCCACTGAGAAGAAGATAACGGGGACATCCCCAAAAGCACTCAAATCCCATATGCCAGTCCTTCAACTTCGTCCACTCCAAGAAGCCGTCGCAATGGACTCTTGA
- the LOC118059471 gene encoding L-arabinokinase produces MRIEESDGVSASRTHLVFAYYVTGHGFGHATRVVEVVRNLILAGHDVHVVTGAPDFVFTSEIQSPRLFIRKVLLDCGAVQADALTVDRLASLEKYSETAVKPRESILATEIEWLNSIKADLVVSDVVPVACRAAADAGIRSVCVTNFSWDFIYAEYVMAAGNHHRSIVWQIAEDYSHCEFLIRLPGYCPMPAFRDVIDVPLVVRRLHKTRKEARKELGISDDVKLVILNFGGQPSGWKLKEEYLPSGWLCLVCGASDSQELPPNFIKLAKDAYTPDLIAASDCMLGKIGYGTVSEALAFKLPFVFVRRDYFNEEPFLRNMLEYYQCGVEMIRRDLLTGHWKPYLERAISLKPCYEGGINGGEVAAHILQETAIGKNYASDKFSGARRLRDAIVLGYQLQRVPGRDISIPEWYSSAENELNKSTGSPTTQIIENGSLTNICTDDFEILHGDLQGLPDTKSFLKSLAELDTVYDSEKNTEKRQMREHKAAAGLFNWEEDIYVARAPGRLDVMGGIADYSGSLVLQMPIKEACHVAVQRNHASKHRLWKHAQARQNGKGQGPTPVLQIVSYGSELSNRGPTFDMDLSDFMNGEMPISYDKAKKYFAQDPSQKWAAYVAGTILVLMTELGVRFEDSISMLVSSAVPEGKGVSSSASVEVASMSAIAAAHGLSISPRDIALLCQKVENHIVGAPCGVMDQMTSACGEANKLLAMVCQPAEVIGLVEIPSHIRFWGIDSGIRHSVGGADYGSVRIGAFMGRKMIKSIASSTLSRSLPTANGLIHDELEDHSVDLIKAEASLDYLCNLSPHRYEALYAKMLPESILGETFLEKYIDHNDAVTIIDEKRTYVVRAPANHPIYENFRVKAFKALLTSTSSDEQLTALGELLYQCHYSYSACGLGSDGTDRLVRLVQEMQHFKPSKSEDGTLYGAKITGGGSGGTVCVIGRNCLRSSQQILEIQHRYKGGTGYLPFIFEGSSPGSGKFGYLRIRRPVSRT; encoded by the exons ATGCGAATAGAGGAAAGCGATGGAGTATCGGCGTCGAGAACGCACCTGGTGTTTGCCTATTATGTTACCGGTCATGGTTTTGGCCATGCCACTCGTGTTGTCGAG GTTGTTAGGAACTTGATTTTGGCTGGGCATGATGTGCACGTGGTCACTGGTGCACCTGATTTTGTCTTCACCTCTGAAATTCAGTCGCCTCGTCTCTTCATTCGCAag GTATTATTGGACTGTGGAGCAGTACAGGCAGATGCATTGACCGTGGATCGCCTTGCGTCGTTGGAGAAG TATTCGGAGACGGCTGTGAAGCCCCGGGAATCTATTTTGGCTACTGAGATAGAGTGGCTGAACTCCATCAAAGCTGACTTAGTG GTTTCTGATGTTGTTCCAGTTGCGTGCCGTGCTGCAGCTGATGCAGGAATTCGATCTGTCTGTGTCACCAACTTCAG TTGGGACTTCATCTATGCAGAGTATGTCATGGCTGCTGGAAATCATCATCGTTCAATAGTTTGGCAG ATAGCAGAGGATTACTCTCACTGTGAATTCCTAATCCGCCTCCCAGGATATTGTCCAA TGCCTGCTTTCCGGGATGTTATTGATGTACCTCTTGTTGTGAGGAGGTTGCACAAAACCCGCAAGGAG GCAAGGAAGGAACTTGGCATCAGTGATGATGTGAAGCTGGTAATCCTTAACTTTGGTGGACAG CCATCTGGGTGGAAGTTGAAGGAGGAGTACTTACCTTCTGGTTGGCTTTGCCTG GTTTGTGGTGCTTCTGACAGCCAGGAGCTTCCACCAAATTTCATAAAGCTTGCAAAAGATGCCTACACACCTGATCTTATTGCAGCATCAGACTGCATGCTTG GGAAAATTGGATATGGCACTGTCAGTGAAGCCCTGGCATTCAAGCTACCATTTGTCTTTGTGCGAAGAGATTATTTCAATGAAGAACCCTTTTTGAGAAATATGCTCGAG TATTACCAGTGTGGTGTTGAGATGATTAGGAGAGATTTACTCACTGGTCACTGGAAACCTTATCTTGAACGTGCAATTAGTTTGAAACCATGCTATGAGGGAGGCATTAATGGAGGCGAG GTGGCAGCCCACATTTTGCAGGAGACAGCTATTGGTAAAAACTATGCTTCAGATAAG TTCAGTGGAGCAAGAAGATTGCGAGATGCCATTGTCCTTGGTTATCAATTACAAAGGGTCCCTGGACGAGATATCAGCATCCCAGAATGGTATTCAAGTGCTGAAAATGAACTCAATAAATCTACCGGGTCTCCAACTACCCAAATAATTGAAAATGGATCCCTGACAAACAT ATGCACTGATGATTTTGAGATTCTACATGGAGATCTTCAAGGCCTTCCAGATACAAAGAGTTTCTTAAAGAGCTTGGCAGAGCTAGATACTGTATATGACTCTGAGAAGAACACTGAGAAGCGCCAAATGCGGGAACATAAGGCTGCTGCAGGACTCTTTAATTGGGAG GAAGATATCTATGTGGCAAGAGCACCTGGGAGATTGGATGTAATGGGAGGGATTGCTGATTATTCAGGAAGTCTTGTGTTGCAG ATGCCTATTAAAGAAGCCTGCCATGTTGCTGTGCAAAGGAACCATGCGAGTAAACATAGGCTCTGGAAACATGCCCAGGCTCGGCAAAATGGAAAAGGACAGGGGCCTACCCCTGTTCTTCAAATA GTATCCTATGGGTCAGAATTAAGCAATCGTGGTCCAACCTTTGACATGGATCTATCTGATTTTATGAATGGAGAGATGCCAATATCATATGAcaaggcaaaaaaatattttgcccAAGATCCATCACAAAA GTGGGCAGCTTATGTTGCAGGGACAATTCTTGTTTTGATGACAGAATTAGGTGTGCGCTTTGAGGATAGCATTAGCATGCTG GTTTCTTCAGCAGTCCCTGAGGGAAAAGGGGTATCTTCTTCTGCATCAGTGGAGGTTGCCAGCATGTCTGCTATAGCTGCTGCTCATG GATTAAGTATCAGTCCAAGAGATATTGCTTTGCTCTGCCAAAAG GTAGAGAATCACATTGTTGGAGCTCCATGTGGTGTAATGGATCAGATGACGTCAGCATGTGGTGAAGCCAACAAACTTCTTGCAATGGTGTGCCAG CCTGCAGAGGTTATTGGGCTTGTAGAAATTCCTAGCCATATTCGTTTCTGGGGAATTGATTCAGGAATACGACACAG TGTTGGCGGTGCAGATTATGGATCTGTAAGAATAGGTGCCTTCATGGGTCGAAAGATGATTAAGTCTATAGCATCATCTACTTTGTCCAGATCACTGCCCACTGCTAATGGGTTAATCCATGACGAGTTGGAGGATCATAGTGTGGATCTAATCAAAGCTGAAGCTTCATTGGATTACTTGTGTAACTTATCACCACACAG ATATGAGGCTCTCTATGCTAAGATGCTTCCTGAATCCATCCTTGGAGAAACCTTTCTGGAGAAGTATATTGATCATAATGATGCTGTCACGATAATTGATGAGAAGCGCACATATGTTGTGAGAGCACCGGCTAATCATCCTATATATGAAAACTTCCGTGTCAAG GCCTTCAAAGCATTGTTAACTTCCACCAGTTCAGATGAGCAACTTACAGCTCTTGGAGAACTATTGTATCAG TGTCACTATAGCTACAGTGCTTGCGGGCTTGGCTCTGATGGGACGGATAGGCTTGTGCGGTTGGTACAGGAAATGCAACATTTTAAACCATCAAAATCCGAGGATGGGACGTTATATGGAGCAAAAATAACTGGTGGGGGTTCTGGTGGAACAGTTTGTGTAATCGGTAGGAACTGTCTTAGAAGCAGCCAACAAATTCTGGAG ATTCAGCACAGATACAAAGGTGGAACTGGCTATTTGCCATTTATTTTCGAGGGTTCGTCGCCTGGATCAGGAAAATTCGGATACTTGAGAATTCGCCGGCCAGTGTCCAGAACTTAG
- the LOC118059468 gene encoding uncharacterized protein produces MEATQSTTSINNKKRKKGNQDCKNSNSSRVLSTPRTRSQVSPEWTAKQALILVNEIAAADKDCSKAVSTNQKWKIIVGNCVALDVTHTVSQCRSKWNSLVIEYNQIKKWDKESGSRSDFYWSLGCERRKEFGLPENFDDELFKAIDDYMWSQKEQLDTDPGAKKQRRWLTSLKTHTEEKTHKCCRKENSQTIHAEEEPQKRHEEENSQIYCTMEKPHGFLAEEECQESQVQENTQTCCAEGKLQTIHAEDDPWESCTEEEPHTIHAVEWLQPCCSKEKPQTIHVQEENQERYVEEKPQTIPAEEELHEIQVKEKPQKRLRKEKPQIGNGDEKPKIYSGRKKMPSTEDMEQMMVEKLSENAEMIQAVVNGNLPEMADLKAADSNDIEGFKTDLIRSQGDKLIACLENIVNTVRQFPWLLQDATR; encoded by the exons ATGGAGGCAACACAATCAACCACATCAATTAATAATAAGAAGCGGAAAAAGGGAAATCAAGACTGCAAGAATAGTAATTCATCTCGTGTTTTGAGCACTCCGCGAACGCGTTCTCAGGTATCCCCGGAGTGGACTGCTAAACAAGCACTCATTCTAGTGAATGAGATTGCTGCTGCTGACAAGGATTGCTCAAAAGCGGTATCGACCAATCAGAAATGGAAGATCATTGTTGGTAACTGCGTTGCGCTGGATGTAACGCATACTGTGAGTCAGTGCCGGAGTAAGTGGAACTCTTTGGTTATCGAGTACAACCAGATTAAAAAATGGGATAAAGAGTCCGGGTCGCGGAGTGACTTCTACTGGTCTCTGGGATGTGAAAGGAGAAAGGAATTTGGACTTCCGGAGAATTTTGATGATGAGCTGTTCAAAGCTATTGATGATTATATGTGGAGCCAGAAGGAACAGCTGGACACGGATCCAG GGGCCAAGAAACAAAGGAGGTGGTTAACATCTCTGAAAACCCATACGGAAGAAAAGACTCACAAATGCTGCAGAAAGGAAAACTCTCAAACAATCCACGCAGAAGAAGAGCCTCAGAAAAGACACGAGGAAGAAAATTCTCAGATATACTGCACTATGGAAAAGCCTCATGGATTCCTCGCTGAAGAAGAATGTCAGGAAAGTCAGGTGCAAGAAAACACTCAGACATGCTGTGCTGAAGGAAAGCTTCAAACAATCCATGCAGAAGATGATCCTTGGGAAAGTTGCACCGAAGAAGAGCCTCATACAATCCATGCAGTAGAGTGGCTGCAGCCATGCTGCTCAAAGGAAAAGCCTCAGACAATCCATGTACAAGAGGAAAATCAAGAAAGATATGTGGAAGAAAAGCCTCAGACAATCCCTGCAGAAGAGGAACTTCACGAAATTCAAGTGAAAGAAAAGCCTCAAAAGCgacttagaaaagaaaaacctcaAATTGGCAATGGGGATGAAAAGCCTAAAATCTACAGCGGACGAAAAAAAATGCCCAGCACAGAAGATATGGAGCAAATGATGGTGGAAAAACTCAGTGAGAATGCTGAAATGATCCAGGCCGTAGTTAATGGCAACCTTCCTGAGATGGCAGACCTCAAAGCTGCTGATTCAAACGATATCGAGGGCTTCAAAACTGATCTTATAAGAAGTCAAGGGGACAAGCTTATTGCATGCCTTGAAAATATTGTCAACACTGTGAGGCAGTTCCCTTGGCTTCTCCAAGATGCAACTAGATGA